A DNA window from Flavisolibacter ginsenosidimutans contains the following coding sequences:
- a CDS encoding GMC oxidoreductase yields MGDFQIKVQPKTYDVVIVGSGAGGGMAAYVLANAGLSVALVEAGPMYDPAKNVTQLKWSYESPRRGASTKFRPFGDFDACYWGWDIDGEPYTKAEGTKWDWWRARMVGGRTNHWGRISLRFGPKDFKRRSIDGLGDDWPIGYEDVKPFYDRVDKLIGIFGTNEGLENDPDGVFLPPPKPRLHELFIKKAATQASVKVIPSRMSILTQKINDSRGACFFCGQCNRGCQVYGDFSASSVLVKPAIATGKVDLFDNAMVREVLTNNEGLATGLSYVHKADMQEYQVKGKTVILAASACESARLLLNSKSVRHPNGLANSSNVVGKYLHDSTGASLDGVLPQLFDRKRYNEDGVGGMHIYSPWWLDNKKLDFPRGYHIEYWGGQSMPAYGFGWGIENLNGKYLVKGQQKESGGYGKSLKEDYRFFYGAAVGMAGRGEAIAREDNLCEIDPNVVDKYGIPVLRFNVKWSDYEIKQAKHMKETFKEIMHNMGAVITWGGNDDEKNDYGLEPPGKIIHEAGTVRMGNDPKKSALNSYNQAHDCKNLFVMDGGSFVSQADKNITWTILALAMRASEYLVSEMKKGNI; encoded by the coding sequence ATGGGCGATTTTCAAATTAAGGTTCAACCAAAAACTTACGACGTCGTTATTGTTGGTTCCGGTGCCGGTGGCGGCATGGCGGCTTACGTGTTGGCCAACGCAGGCTTAAGCGTGGCGCTGGTAGAGGCAGGCCCGATGTACGATCCCGCAAAAAACGTAACGCAACTTAAATGGTCTTACGAATCGCCGCGAAGGGGCGCCAGCACGAAGTTTCGGCCCTTTGGCGATTTTGATGCCTGCTATTGGGGATGGGACATTGACGGCGAACCCTACACAAAAGCCGAAGGCACAAAGTGGGATTGGTGGCGGGCCCGCATGGTGGGCGGACGCACCAATCACTGGGGACGGATTTCGTTGCGCTTTGGTCCCAAAGATTTTAAGCGAAGAAGCATTGACGGCTTGGGCGACGACTGGCCCATTGGCTATGAAGACGTAAAACCTTTTTACGACAGGGTGGATAAACTCATCGGCATCTTTGGCACCAACGAAGGTTTAGAGAACGATCCTGATGGTGTTTTTCTTCCGCCGCCAAAGCCAAGGCTGCACGAACTCTTTATCAAGAAAGCAGCAACGCAGGCCAGCGTGAAAGTGATCCCGTCGCGCATGTCCATTCTCACCCAAAAAATAAACGATAGCCGCGGCGCTTGTTTCTTTTGCGGACAATGCAACCGCGGCTGCCAGGTTTACGGCGATTTTTCTGCTTCTTCCGTATTGGTAAAGCCAGCTATCGCCACCGGCAAGGTTGATTTGTTTGATAACGCCATGGTGCGTGAAGTGCTTACCAACAACGAAGGTCTTGCCACCGGTCTTTCCTATGTTCACAAAGCTGATATGCAGGAATATCAGGTGAAAGGCAAGACGGTGATTTTGGCGGCCAGTGCTTGCGAAAGCGCAAGGCTCTTGCTCAATTCAAAATCGGTTCGTCATCCAAACGGGCTTGCCAACAGCAGCAACGTGGTGGGCAAATACCTGCACGACAGTACGGGTGCGTCTCTGGATGGCGTTCTCCCGCAGTTGTTTGATCGCAAACGTTACAACGAAGACGGCGTGGGCGGCATGCACATTTATTCGCCCTGGTGGCTCGACAACAAGAAGCTTGATTTTCCACGCGGTTACCACATTGAATACTGGGGCGGTCAAAGTATGCCGGCCTATGGCTTTGGCTGGGGCATCGAAAACCTGAACGGTAAGTATTTAGTGAAGGGACAACAAAAAGAATCCGGCGGTTACGGCAAATCGCTCAAAGAAGACTACCGCTTTTTTTACGGCGCGGCCGTTGGCATGGCGGGCCGTGGCGAAGCCATAGCGAGAGAAGACAATTTATGCGAAATTGATCCGAACGTGGTGGACAAATACGGCATACCGGTGCTTCGCTTTAACGTAAAATGGAGCGATTATGAAATAAAGCAGGCGAAGCACATGAAGGAAACCTTTAAGGAGATTATGCACAACATGGGTGCAGTGATTACCTGGGGCGGCAACGATGACGAGAAGAACGATTATGGATTGGAGCCGCCGGGAAAAATCATTCACGAAGCCGGCACCGTGCGCATGGGAAACGATCCAAAAAAATCGGCGCTCAACAGTTATAATCAGGCACACGATTGCAAGAATTTGTTTGTGATGGACGGCGGCTCTTTTGTTTCGCAAGCCGATAAAAATATCACGTGGACCATACTGGCTTTGGCCATGCGGGCATCGGAATACCTGGTGAGCGAAATGAAAAAAGGAAACATCTGA
- a CDS encoding ThuA domain-containing protein, with protein MKPVFLLFFLFVSLLAVAQKPKLLVFSKTAGYHHASIAAGIVAIQKIGNEKGFAVDTTTNAALFTKKNLKQYAALIFLSPTGNVFDTMQKQALQNYIENGGGLVGIHSATDMEYGWPWWGKAIGAYFENHPKQQTAKLHIVDSVHAATRGLPTTWQRFDEWYNFKNINPDLHVLITLDETSYEGGKNGAFHPVAWWHKVGRGSVFYTALGHTDASYSEPLFLQHLAGGIAAALERDKNADRKKSLLSSK; from the coding sequence ATGAAACCTGTTTTCCTTCTCTTCTTTCTTTTTGTTTCGCTCCTTGCCGTTGCGCAAAAACCTAAACTGTTGGTGTTCTCAAAAACCGCGGGCTATCATCACGCATCCATTGCGGCAGGCATTGTTGCCATTCAAAAGATCGGCAACGAGAAAGGCTTTGCCGTTGACACCACAACCAATGCTGCCTTGTTTACCAAAAAGAATTTGAAGCAATACGCTGCGCTAATTTTTTTGAGTCCTACCGGAAACGTGTTTGATACAATGCAAAAGCAAGCCTTGCAAAATTATATTGAAAATGGCGGCGGTTTGGTTGGCATTCATTCGGCCACCGACATGGAATACGGCTGGCCGTGGTGGGGCAAAGCAATCGGCGCTTATTTTGAAAATCATCCCAAACAACAAACCGCAAAGCTGCACATAGTTGATTCGGTTCACGCGGCCACAAGAGGATTGCCAACAACCTGGCAACGCTTTGACGAATGGTACAATTTTAAAAACATCAACCCGGATCTGCACGTGCTTATTACCCTTGACGAAACTTCCTATGAAGGCGGGAAGAACGGTGCTTTTCACCCGGTGGCCTGGTGGCACAAGGTTGGCCGTGGCAGCGTGTTTTATACGGCGCTTGGTCATACCGATGCATCGTACAGCGAACCGCTTTTTTTGCAACATCTTGCCGGTGGCATCGCGGCTGCTTTGGAAAGAGATAAAAACGCTGATCGAAAAAAATCTTTACTTAGTAGTAAATAA
- a CDS encoding family 43 glycosylhydrolase, with translation MKAIITAALLGLLLTITFPSLAQKQAAYNAIHSGIPWFDDSGNAVSAHGACIIKDKDRFYLFGEKHSDTSNAFAGFNCYSSADLYNWKFERLALPVQASGKLGPNRVGERPKVMKCPGTGEYIMYMHADTLGYVDQYVGYATAKEVTGPYTFRGPLLFDGKPVRKWDMGSFQDKDGTGYILIHGGEIYKLSDDYKSIAEKVNKSMTSGFEAPALFRKDSIYYFLGSDLTSWERNDNYYFTATSLKGPWIKRGFFAPEGTLTWNSQTTFVLPVAGSKETTYMLMADRWSFPKQASAATYVWQPITVSGTSITVPRYWEAWQVSTATGAATRVKVGEKTIVNSDKQYIAYAGKWKNDTLLVRSSDEKEASFTVKFNGTQIGFSGLARPDGGYARVILQNSKGKTMLSSVIDMYCKYPVLTLKFLSPVLPKDNYTFTVSVLGERGNWSDKRKNIYGSTGNVVSLDKVVINE, from the coding sequence ATGAAAGCTATTATTACAGCAGCGCTTCTCGGTCTTCTTCTAACAATTACTTTTCCTTCTCTTGCGCAAAAGCAGGCTGCTTACAACGCAATCCATTCCGGTATCCCGTGGTTTGATGATAGCGGCAATGCAGTGAGTGCTCACGGAGCTTGCATCATAAAAGATAAAGACAGGTTCTATCTTTTTGGTGAAAAGCATTCGGATACAAGCAACGCTTTTGCAGGCTTCAATTGTTATTCTTCCGCCGATTTGTACAACTGGAAGTTTGAACGTCTTGCACTGCCGGTGCAGGCTTCGGGAAAATTAGGCCCAAACCGTGTTGGCGAACGGCCAAAGGTGATGAAATGTCCAGGTACCGGGGAATACATCATGTATATGCACGCAGACACACTTGGTTATGTTGATCAATATGTCGGCTATGCCACAGCAAAGGAAGTTACAGGTCCTTATACTTTTCGCGGGCCGTTGCTCTTTGACGGAAAGCCTGTTCGCAAATGGGACATGGGTAGTTTTCAGGACAAAGACGGAACGGGTTATATACTGATACACGGAGGAGAAATTTACAAGCTTAGCGATGACTATAAAAGCATCGCCGAAAAGGTCAATAAAAGCATGACCTCCGGGTTTGAAGCGCCTGCGCTCTTTCGCAAAGACAGCATCTATTATTTTCTTGGCTCTGATCTAACGAGTTGGGAGCGAAACGATAATTATTACTTCACGGCTACTTCGCTGAAAGGTCCCTGGATAAAGAGAGGTTTTTTTGCACCCGAAGGCACACTCACCTGGAATTCGCAAACAACGTTCGTGTTGCCGGTTGCGGGCTCGAAAGAAACGACCTATATGTTGATGGCCGACAGGTGGTCGTTTCCCAAACAGGCATCCGCAGCCACTTATGTCTGGCAGCCGATAACTGTTTCCGGTACTTCTATCACTGTTCCACGTTATTGGGAAGCATGGCAAGTGAGTACAGCAACCGGCGCAGCAACACGGGTGAAGGTTGGTGAAAAAACAATTGTGAATAGCGATAAACAATACATCGCTTATGCCGGTAAATGGAAGAACGATACATTATTGGTGAGAAGTTCAGATGAAAAGGAAGCTTCTTTCACGGTAAAATTTAATGGAACACAAATTGGCTTTTCCGGCCTTGCCCGTCCCGACGGCGGTTATGCAAGGGTGATACTTCAAAACAGCAAGGGAAAAACAATGCTGTCTTCGGTTATAGACATGTATTGTAAATACCCGGTTTTAACGCTGAAGTTTTTAAGTCCCGTTCTTCCAAAAGACAATTACACTTTTACCGTTTCTGTCCTTGGTGAACGAGGCAACTGGTCGGATAAACGAAAAAATATTTACGGAAGCACGGGCAATGTTGTTTCACTGGATAAAGTCGTGATCAACGAATGA
- a CDS encoding NAD(P)-dependent oxidoreductase, translated as MKAFLGTGLLGSNFVKAMRKRGEEVQVWNRTAAKAKALEEVGAKAFDNPADAVKGAFLVHLTLKDDASVNEVLEAARDGLAPGAVIIDHTTTSKDGAIQRTKEWKEKGFFYQHAPVFMGPVNALESSGFMLLSGDEALIGRIEPELQKMTGKILRFGSEVGKAAAMKLVGNAFLVCFTAGIRETLCLSKALGLSVTDLSSLFDAWNPGTLLQPRLKRMTAGDYTNPSWELAMARKDTGLFIDAAQKVETELTLLPVIASLMDSWIEKGYGNNDWTVIAKDCV; from the coding sequence ATGAAAGCATTTTTAGGTACAGGTTTGTTGGGTTCCAATTTTGTAAAAGCGATGCGAAAAAGAGGCGAGGAGGTGCAGGTTTGGAATCGTACAGCTGCGAAAGCAAAAGCCTTGGAAGAAGTTGGCGCCAAAGCGTTCGACAATCCCGCCGATGCTGTAAAAGGCGCTTTCCTTGTTCATCTTACATTGAAAGACGATGCTTCTGTAAACGAAGTGTTGGAAGCAGCCCGCGACGGACTTGCGCCGGGAGCCGTTATCATTGACCACACGACAACCTCAAAAGACGGAGCCATACAACGTACAAAAGAATGGAAAGAAAAAGGCTTTTTCTACCAACACGCACCGGTGTTTATGGGCCCTGTTAATGCGCTGGAAAGCTCTGGATTCATGCTGCTCTCCGGCGATGAAGCGTTGATTGGCCGCATAGAGCCGGAGCTGCAAAAAATGACCGGGAAGATTCTCCGTTTTGGTTCGGAAGTGGGCAAGGCCGCGGCGATGAAGCTGGTGGGCAACGCGTTTTTGGTTTGCTTCACAGCGGGCATTCGCGAAACGCTTTGTCTGTCAAAAGCATTGGGCCTTTCCGTTACCGATCTGTCCTCGCTGTTCGATGCATGGAATCCCGGCACACTCTTGCAGCCACGTTTAAAAAGAATGACAGCGGGAGATTATACAAATCCTTCGTGGGAATTGGCCATGGCAAGAAAAGACACCGGCTTGTTTATAGATGCGGCGCAGAAAGTGGAAACGGAACTAACGTTATTGCCCGTCATTGCATCGTTAATGGATAGCTGGATTGAGAAAGGTTACGGCAATAACGATTGGACGGTGATTGCAAAGGATTGCGTGTAA
- a CDS encoding glycosyl hydrolase 115 family protein: MFLKSYRYAIAFAILISQVAAAQKNTFPIFTANARASIVYDKGSTKLDSIAANLLAEDIERVTSFKPAVTTDIAKANGNVIVIGNVQSGLVQKFIDKQSLLNQNLQGKWECFALKVIDKPSPAISKAFVIAGSDARGTAYGVFTLSEKIGVSPWWWWADAPVRQQKELTVAQADFISLPPAVKYRGIFINDEDWGLQPWAAKTFEPETGDIGPKTYAKVFELLLRLKANLIWPAMHPSTKAFFHYPGNVTTAGDYQIIIGSSHAEPMLRNNVGEWNEKTMGHFNYVTNKETVYKYWEDRVKESRGINAMYSIGMRGVHDSQMEGVKSAKEAVPLLEKIIRDQRNLLSEYVDKDVAAIPQVFTAYKEVLDVYDAGLKLPDDVTLVWPDDNYGYIQRLNNETEQARKGGAGVYYHASYWGRPHDYIWLPSTHPSLMREEMMKAYQTGADRLWVLNVGDIKPAEYNIQEFLDMAYDAKPFKESGYAKQHLLQWAITVFGKENGQKAATILWDYYDLAFERKPEFMGWSQTEPTTQTNFTGFNHFYFGDEAQKRIDKYNLLEADAKRLRLQMPPKEADAFYQLVYYPVVSASWMNKKFLYRDKAYFYSKQNRLSAYDYAQLSKNAYDSIVKETEYFNAVIAGGKWKNIMSKNPRSLPVFLSPVLPGINIDSTSAWSIAPEGFVTKDSSLLENKTSLSLPSFDNLNKQKYFVDIFLSKQQTMNWTASVSHNWIRLSENNGRLISEQGKKQKRIWVDVDWNKMTNIGEQNGTITFSVGGQQLAVNIRANKTDKPELANYEGFVENNGFVSMHAAHFTRQTTKPFSQWKLVSGLGYAGSGLESFPLSTKGSSLSNDDSIKRKNSVVEYDFYTLTSATPFITIFALPTHPVNNNFRVRYALSIDDGPLETVDIKTSGKSEEWKQNVLRNRAERRTGLPFLKAGKHRLKIYCVDPGVVLDEIRIDLGGLKKAYSLLPETKLTTR, from the coding sequence ATGTTTTTAAAGAGTTACCGGTACGCAATCGCTTTTGCAATTTTGATTTCGCAAGTTGCCGCAGCGCAGAAAAATACATTCCCGATTTTTACAGCCAACGCAAGGGCTTCCATTGTTTACGACAAAGGATCAACCAAACTTGATTCCATTGCGGCCAACCTTTTGGCCGAGGACATTGAGAGGGTGACTTCTTTTAAGCCAGCCGTAACGACCGACATTGCAAAAGCAAACGGAAACGTGATCGTCATTGGTAACGTTCAATCAGGCCTTGTTCAAAAATTTATTGACAAACAATCGTTGCTTAATCAAAATCTGCAAGGTAAATGGGAATGCTTCGCATTGAAGGTGATTGACAAGCCATCTCCAGCTATTTCAAAAGCCTTCGTTATTGCCGGCAGCGATGCAAGAGGCACGGCTTACGGTGTGTTTACATTGTCAGAAAAGATTGGTGTTTCGCCTTGGTGGTGGTGGGCCGACGCACCGGTGAGACAGCAAAAAGAATTAACCGTTGCTCAAGCCGATTTCATTTCATTGCCGCCTGCAGTAAAATACCGCGGAATCTTTATCAACGACGAAGATTGGGGATTGCAACCCTGGGCGGCAAAAACTTTCGAACCCGAAACCGGCGACATTGGCCCAAAAACATACGCCAAAGTATTTGAGCTGCTGCTTCGGTTAAAGGCCAATCTTATTTGGCCGGCCATGCATCCGAGCACCAAGGCTTTCTTTCATTACCCGGGCAACGTAACCACCGCAGGCGATTACCAAATCATCATTGGCTCTTCTCATGCCGAACCGATGTTGCGCAACAACGTGGGCGAATGGAACGAAAAAACAATGGGTCACTTTAATTATGTGACCAACAAAGAAACCGTTTACAAATACTGGGAAGACCGGGTAAAGGAAAGCCGCGGCATCAATGCCATGTACAGCATCGGTATGCGCGGCGTTCACGACAGCCAGATGGAAGGCGTTAAATCCGCAAAAGAAGCCGTGCCTTTGCTGGAAAAAATCATTCGCGACCAGCGCAACCTGTTATCGGAATACGTGGACAAAGATGTAGCGGCCATACCACAGGTGTTTACCGCTTACAAAGAAGTGCTGGATGTTTATGATGCCGGTTTAAAGTTACCCGATGATGTAACCCTCGTTTGGCCTGATGACAACTACGGTTACATTCAGCGACTGAACAATGAAACTGAACAGGCTCGGAAAGGCGGCGCCGGTGTGTATTATCATGCGTCGTACTGGGGGCGGCCGCACGATTATATCTGGCTGCCTTCAACGCATCCTTCGTTAATGAGAGAAGAAATGATGAAGGCTTACCAAACGGGAGCCGATCGCTTGTGGGTTTTAAACGTAGGCGATATAAAACCGGCGGAATACAACATACAAGAGTTCCTGGACATGGCGTATGATGCAAAGCCGTTCAAAGAAAGCGGTTACGCCAAACAACATTTGCTGCAATGGGCAATAACCGTTTTCGGAAAGGAAAACGGACAGAAAGCAGCCACCATCCTGTGGGATTATTATGATCTTGCTTTTGAACGCAAGCCGGAGTTCATGGGCTGGAGCCAAACAGAACCGACGACCCAAACAAATTTTACCGGCTTTAATCATTTTTACTTTGGCGATGAAGCGCAAAAGCGAATTGACAAGTACAATTTGTTGGAGGCCGATGCAAAACGTTTGCGGCTGCAAATGCCTCCGAAAGAGGCCGATGCTTTTTACCAATTGGTGTATTATCCGGTTGTAAGTGCTTCGTGGATGAACAAAAAGTTTTTGTACCGCGACAAAGCTTATTTCTATTCAAAGCAAAACCGGCTAAGTGCGTATGATTATGCGCAACTGTCAAAGAATGCTTATGACAGCATTGTAAAAGAAACCGAATACTTTAATGCGGTGATCGCCGGCGGCAAATGGAAAAACATCATGTCCAAGAACCCAAGAAGTCTGCCTGTGTTTCTTTCGCCGGTTCTGCCCGGTATTAACATAGACAGCACAAGCGCCTGGAGCATTGCACCGGAAGGCTTTGTCACAAAAGATTCTTCTCTGTTGGAGAACAAAACGTCTTTGTCCTTACCCTCTTTTGACAATCTCAACAAGCAAAAATATTTCGTCGATATTTTCTTGAGTAAACAGCAAACGATGAACTGGACGGCGTCTGTTTCGCACAATTGGATTCGCCTTTCTGAAAACAACGGAAGGCTTATTTCTGAACAGGGAAAAAAGCAAAAACGCATTTGGGTGGATGTTGATTGGAACAAGATGACGAACATCGGCGAGCAAAACGGTACGATTACTTTTTCCGTTGGCGGACAACAACTGGCTGTAAACATTCGGGCAAACAAAACAGACAAGCCTGAATTGGCAAACTACGAAGGTTTTGTTGAAAACAACGGCTTTGTTTCGATGCACGCAGCGCATTTTACAAGGCAAACGACCAAGCCGTTTTCGCAGTGGAAACTTGTCAGCGGTTTGGGCTATGCGGGAAGTGGGTTGGAGTCTTTCCCGCTTTCAACAAAAGGGTCATCATTAAGCAACGATGATTCCATTAAACGCAAAAACTCGGTTGTGGAATACGATTTTTATACCCTCACTTCGGCCACGCCTTTCATTACCATTTTTGCGTTGCCCACGCATCCCGTCAACAACAATTTTCGGGTACGCTACGCTTTATCAATTGATGACGGACCTTTAGAAACAGTTGACATCAAAACCTCTGGCAAAAGTGAAGAATGGAAACAAAATGTTTTACGCAACCGGGCGGAACGAAGAACAGGGCTGCCTTTTCTGAAAGCAGGAAAACACAGGCTGAAAATTTATTGCGTTGATCCCGGCGTTGTTCTTGATGAAATCCGCATTGATTTGGGAGGCCTGAAAAAAGCTTACAGTCTTTTGCCCGAAACGAAACTCACTACCCGGTAA
- a CDS encoding gluconate 2-dehydrogenase subunit 3 family protein codes for MDRRKYLKVLGLTTVSGSLLLDACKNADVKPADHSQKKEDPSTLAYDRMEEETAAYKKTIAETFFTPHEMATIAILSDIIIPADDVSGSATQAKVPDFIEFIVKDKPEFQTPMRGGLRWLDMQMTKLYGTSFKDSTQQQQLSLVDAIAYPAKAKPEMKQGVSFFNLMRNLTATGFFSSEMGIKDMGYAGNKPTQWNGVPEDVLKQYGLSYTEKELNECVKFS; via the coding sequence ATGGACAGAAGAAAATATTTAAAAGTTTTGGGGCTTACAACGGTATCGGGCAGCTTGTTGCTTGATGCCTGCAAGAACGCCGATGTGAAACCGGCGGACCACAGCCAGAAGAAAGAAGATCCTTCAACTCTTGCCTACGACCGCATGGAGGAAGAAACAGCGGCCTATAAAAAAACAATTGCCGAAACGTTTTTTACACCGCACGAAATGGCCACCATCGCCATCCTGAGCGACATTATTATTCCCGCTGATGACGTATCGGGCAGCGCTACACAGGCAAAAGTTCCGGACTTCATCGAGTTTATTGTAAAAGACAAGCCCGAGTTTCAAACGCCCATGCGCGGTGGCTTGCGCTGGCTGGATATGCAAATGACAAAGCTTTACGGAACGTCCTTTAAAGACAGTACGCAGCAGCAACAGCTTTCGCTGGTTGATGCCATTGCGTATCCGGCAAAAGCAAAGCCTGAAATGAAGCAAGGCGTTTCATTTTTTAACCTGATGCGCAACCTGACGGCTACCGGTTTTTTCAGTTCCGAAATGGGCATTAAGGACATGGGCTATGCCGGCAACAAGCCCACGCAATGGAACGGCGTGCCCGAGGATGTGTTAAAGCAATACGGTCTTTCGTACACCGAAAAAGAATTGAACGAATGCGTAAAGTTTAGTTAA
- a CDS encoding 3-keto-disaccharide hydrolase: protein MRTTTGFFLMTGSLLLISAANAQQKAKPEDTEFYTPVPKVIDPGKAGCGVPSDAVVLFDGTSAAQWVSAADSTKAAGWTVQNGVLKVNKQAGDIRTKSSFLDYQLHLEWRVPENITGTGQARGNSGIFLASVFDGGYELQILDNYNNSTYTNGQAGSIYKQYVPLVNPLRPPGEWQVYDVIWTAPRFKKDGSLESPARVTALLNGVLVQNNVSLKGRTEYIGQPSYNAHGAAPIKLQAHGDPSEPISFKNIWVRPL, encoded by the coding sequence ATGCGTACAACGACAGGTTTCTTCTTGATGACCGGCAGTCTTCTTCTCATCAGTGCCGCAAACGCTCAGCAAAAAGCAAAGCCCGAAGACACGGAGTTTTATACTCCTGTTCCCAAAGTAATAGATCCCGGCAAGGCCGGTTGCGGCGTTCCTTCAGATGCCGTTGTGTTGTTTGACGGGACGTCGGCGGCTCAATGGGTGAGTGCCGCAGACTCCACTAAAGCCGCTGGCTGGACGGTACAAAACGGCGTGCTGAAAGTGAACAAGCAAGCGGGTGACATTCGTACCAAATCATCTTTTCTTGATTATCAATTGCACCTCGAATGGCGGGTGCCGGAAAACATCACCGGCACCGGGCAGGCGAGAGGCAACAGCGGCATCTTCCTCGCTTCTGTTTTTGACGGTGGTTACGAATTGCAGATTCTCGACAACTACAACAACAGCACCTACACCAACGGGCAGGCAGGCAGCATTTACAAGCAATACGTGCCACTGGTAAATCCTTTACGTCCCCCGGGCGAGTGGCAGGTGTACGATGTTATCTGGACAGCACCGCGTTTTAAAAAAGACGGCAGCCTTGAATCGCCTGCCAGGGTAACGGCTTTGCTCAACGGCGTGCTGGTTCAAAACAATGTTTCGCTGAAAGGTCGCACCGAATACATCGGCCAGCCATCGTACAATGCCCACGGCGCTGCGCCCATCAAATTGCAGGCACACGGTGATCCAAGCGAACCAATCTCCTTTAAAAATATTTGGGTAAGGCCGTTGTAA
- the rpiA gene encoding ribose-5-phosphate isomerase RpiA: MDAKKNAAERAVEYVQHGMTIGLGTGTTAYWAVLKLGQKIREGLHVNAVATSVGTEKLAKENNIPIAPFSEIDSIDLAIDGADEVDRQKNLIKGGGGALTREKIIAYNSRKFIVVVDESKLVEQLGKFPLPVEVLPFGAELTLKRILSMGVEATIRQAENSNYITDNGNLIVDCRFGSITDPSSLDAALKTIPGIVETGIFLNTRVSTVVVGFKTGDVNEL, encoded by the coding sequence ATGGACGCAAAAAAAAACGCCGCGGAACGAGCGGTTGAATACGTTCAACACGGTATGACGATTGGCCTCGGCACGGGCACCACCGCTTACTGGGCCGTTTTAAAATTGGGACAAAAAATCAGGGAAGGCCTCCACGTCAATGCGGTAGCAACATCAGTGGGTACGGAAAAACTTGCAAAGGAAAACAACATTCCGATTGCACCTTTTTCGGAAATTGATTCAATAGACCTGGCCATTGACGGTGCCGATGAAGTTGACCGTCAAAAAAATCTTATCAAAGGCGGCGGCGGTGCGTTGACAAGAGAAAAAATCATTGCCTACAACAGCAGGAAATTTATTGTTGTTGTTGATGAATCGAAGCTGGTTGAACAATTAGGAAAGTTTCCCCTGCCGGTAGAGGTTCTTCCCTTTGGTGCAGAACTTACGTTGAAGAGGATTTTATCAATGGGAGTTGAAGCAACGATCAGGCAAGCAGAAAATAGTAACTACATAACCGACAACGGCAACCTGATTGTTGATTGCCGGTTTGGCTCCATAACCGATCCGTCCTCTTTGGACGCAGCGCTGAAAACAATTCCAGGCATTGTTGAAACGGGAATTTTTTTAAACACCCGTGTTAGCACCGTGGTGGTGGGATTTAAAACAGGCGATGTAAATGAACTTTAA
- a CDS encoding GNAT family N-acetyltransferase, with protein MFAVYRPQYICEVEGLLNNPVYRALLLGDKHLGFGTDKVRAFDETVSPFAGFEESYSKGFEDLYDLLPPARKILYATPNIIAQPKGWQILHEVKGRQFVFEAGDTSASSSFDLVPLREQHVEQMMQLAALTKPGPFGPRTIAFGHYFGIFENERLVAMTGQRLHVQNFTEISAVCTHPGYLGKGYAAALVQHQVNLICSGGQHPFLHVRADNERAISLYQRLGFTVRGPMNFYFMRKQ; from the coding sequence ATGTTCGCTGTTTACCGTCCTCAATACATTTGCGAAGTGGAAGGACTTCTCAATAATCCAGTTTACCGTGCATTGCTTTTGGGTGATAAACATCTGGGCTTCGGAACCGATAAGGTAAGAGCCTTTGACGAAACCGTTTCTCCTTTCGCCGGTTTTGAAGAAAGTTACTCAAAGGGTTTTGAAGATCTTTACGATTTGCTTCCACCCGCACGAAAAATTCTCTACGCAACACCGAACATCATTGCCCAGCCCAAAGGCTGGCAAATACTGCACGAGGTAAAAGGCCGGCAATTTGTTTTTGAGGCCGGCGATACCTCTGCGTCAAGTTCGTTCGATCTTGTTCCCTTGCGCGAACAGCATGTTGAGCAAATGATGCAACTGGCGGCGCTGACAAAGCCGGGACCTTTTGGCCCGCGCACCATTGCCTTTGGACATTACTTCGGCATTTTTGAAAACGAACGACTCGTGGCCATGACGGGTCAGCGTTTACACGTGCAAAACTTTACAGAAATCAGCGCCGTTTGCACGCATCCCGGCTATCTGGGCAAGGGTTACGCGGCTGCTTTGGTGCAGCACCAGGTAAACCTGATTTGTAGTGGGGGACAACATCCTTTTCTGCATGTTCGTGCAGACAACGAGAGGGCTATCTCACTTTATCAGCGCCTTGGCTTTACCGTACGCGGGCCTATGAATTTTTATTTTATGAGAAAGCAATGA